Proteins from a single region of Pyrus communis chromosome 6, drPyrComm1.1, whole genome shotgun sequence:
- the LOC137737895 gene encoding sugar transport protein 10-like → MAGGVYVGGGGGSSYEGGVTIFVIFTCVVAAMGGLLFGYDLGISGGVTSMESFLSKFFPSVFHKMKNETANQNQYCKFDSQLLTLFTSCLYIAALVASFFASSVTRKFGRKISMFVAGLVFLLGSILNGIANNIIVLIIGRLLLGIGVGFANQSVPVYLAEMAPTKIRGALNMGFQMAITIGILMAGLVNFGTAKIKGGYGWRVSLALAAVPSFMMTLAAIFLPDTPNSILERGNPDKAKKMLKKIRGTDNVDNEFQDLLAATDAAQKVENQWTNITQPRYRPQLVICILVPFFQQLTGINVIMFYAPVLFMTLGFGDEASLMSTVITGGVNMVATLVSILAVDKFGRRVLFLQGGVQMILCQIAVGVMIGMKFGLSGVGSFTKTEANWILFSICAYVAAFAWSWGPLGWLVPSEICPLEIRSAGQAINVSVNMFFTFIIGQVFLSMLCHLKFGLFFFFAGFVIIMTIFIAFFLPETKNVPIEEMNRVWKAHWFWGKYIPDEAVNFGRQDKVVV, encoded by the exons ATGGCTGGAGGAGTGTATGTTGGCGGCGGAGGAGGGAGCAGCTATGAAGGAGGTGTCACCATCTTTGTGATATTCACTTgtgtggtggctgccatgggTGGTCTCCTCTTCGGATATGATCTCGGAATCTCAG GTGGAGTGACTTCAATGGAGTCGTTCTTGAGCAAGTTCTTCCCATCTGTGTTCCATAAAATGAAGAATGAGACTGCTAATCAAAACCAGTACTGCAAATTTGACAGCCAACTCCTCACATTGTTCACGTCTTGCCTCTACATTGCAGCCTTGGTTGCTTCCTTCTTTGCTTCATCAGTGACTAGGAAATTTGGCCGGAAAATCTCCATGTTTGTGGCAGGCCTTGTGTTTCTTCTTGGCTCTATCCTAAATGGTATTGCCAATAACATTATAGTTCTAATCATTGGTCGTCTCTTGCTTGGTATTGGTGTTGGATTTGCTAATCAG TCCGTTCCCGTTTATCTAGCGGAAATGGCTCCAACAAAGATTAGAGGAGCATTGAACATGGGGTTCCAAATGGCCATCACCATTGGTATTCTAATGGCAGGCCTTGTCAACTTTGGCACAGCCAAGATCAAGGGCGGATATGGCTGGCGAGTCTCTCTTGCTCTTGCAGCCGTTCCTTCCTTCATGATGACTCTTGCCGCAATATTTCTTCCCGACACTCCAAATTCCATCCTAGAAAGAGGTAACCCCGACAAGGCTaagaaaatgttgaaaaaaATCCGCGGCACCGACAACGTTGATAATGAGTTCCAAGACCTTCTTGCTGCTACTGACGCTGCCCAAAAAGTGGAAAACCAATGGACCAACATTACACAGCCGAGATATAGGCCTCAACTTGTCATTTGCATTCTCGTTCCATTCTTCCAGCAGCTCACCGGGATCAATGTAATCATGTTTTATGCACCTGTCCTTTTCATGACTTTGGGTTTTGGAGACGAAGCTTCCCTGATGTCCACAGTCATCACCGGGGGTGTTAACATGGTTGCCACCTTGGTGTCCATTCTCGCAGTTGATAAGTTTGGAAGAAGGGTGTTGTTCCTTCAAGGTGGTGTGCAGATGATCCTGTGCCAG ATTGCTGTTGGAGTGATGATAGGCATGAAGTTTGGTCTCAGCGGAGTCGGATCCTTTACAAAAACTGAAGCCAATTGGATCTTGTTCTCGATCTGTGCATATGTAGCAGCGTTTGCATGGTCTTGGGGTCCGTTGGGGTGGTTGGTGCCGAGCGAGATCTGCCCTCTGGAGATCCGATCAGCCGGACAAGCCATCAACGTCTCGGTGAACATGTTCTTCACTTTTATCATTGGCCAAGTCTTCCTCAGCATGCTTTGCCACTTAAAGTTTGGTCTGTTCTTTTTCTTTGCCGGTTTTGTGATCATTATGACCATCTTCATCGCTTTCTTCCTGCCCGAGACGAAGAATGTTCCGATTGAAGAGATGAATAGAGTTTGGAAAGCTCACTGGTTCTGGGGCAAGTACATCCCTGATGAGGCTGTCAATTTTGGTAGGCAAGACAAAGTTGTAGTTTGA